A genome region from Streptomyces pratensis includes the following:
- a CDS encoding ubiquitin-like protein Pup, which translates to MATKDTGGGQQKATRSTEETEEQAQDAQASEDLKERQEKLSDDVDDVLDEIDDVLESNAEDFVRSFVQKGGE; encoded by the coding sequence ATGGCGACCAAGGACACCGGCGGCGGACAGCAGAAGGCGACACGTTCCACCGAGGAGACCGAGGAGCAGGCGCAGGACGCGCAGGCGTCCGAGGACCTCAAGGAGCGGCAGGAGAAGCTCAGCGACGACGTCGACGACGTCCTCGACGAGATCGACGACGTACTCGAGTCCAATGCCGAGGATTTCGTTCGATCGTTCGTCCAAAAGGGCGGCGAGTAA
- the prcA gene encoding proteasome subunit alpha — MSTPFYVSPQQAMADRAEYARKGIARGRSLVVLQYADGIVFVGENPSRALHKFSEIYDRIGFAAAGKYNEYENLRIGGVRYADLRGYTYDRDDVTARGLANVYAQTLGTIFSSAAEKPYEVELVVAEVGAGPEGDQIYRLPHDGSIVDEHGSVAVGGNAEQISSFLDQRHRDGMSLAEALKLAVQALSREANGNEREIPAERLEVAVLDRTRPQQRKFKRIVGRQLTRLLDADGAGATPTDAPSDTEEPEGGSTPAAGTDTPAKDTDGPAEGTDGATKE; from the coding sequence GTGTCGACGCCGTTCTATGTCTCACCTCAGCAGGCCATGGCCGACCGGGCGGAATACGCCCGGAAGGGCATCGCCCGTGGTCGCAGCCTGGTTGTGCTGCAGTACGCCGACGGCATTGTGTTCGTCGGCGAGAACCCGTCCCGCGCGCTGCACAAGTTCAGCGAGATCTACGACCGGATCGGCTTCGCCGCCGCCGGCAAGTACAACGAGTACGAGAACCTCCGCATCGGTGGGGTCCGCTACGCGGACCTGCGGGGGTACACCTACGACCGCGACGACGTGACGGCCCGTGGGCTGGCCAACGTCTACGCCCAGACGCTCGGCACCATCTTCTCCAGCGCGGCCGAGAAGCCCTACGAGGTGGAGCTCGTGGTCGCCGAGGTGGGCGCCGGACCCGAGGGCGACCAGATCTACCGGCTTCCGCACGACGGCTCGATCGTGGACGAGCACGGCTCGGTCGCGGTCGGCGGGAACGCCGAGCAGATCAGCAGCTTCCTGGACCAGCGCCACCGCGACGGGATGTCGCTCGCCGAGGCGCTGAAGCTGGCCGTGCAGGCCTTGTCCCGCGAGGCCAACGGCAACGAGCGGGAGATTCCCGCCGAGCGGCTGGAGGTCGCGGTCCTGGACCGCACGAGGCCGCAGCAGCGCAAGTTCAAGCGGATCGTCGGCCGTCAGCTGACCAGGCTGCTCGACGCCGACGGCGCGGGGGCGACCCCGACCGACGCTCCGTCCGACACGGAGGAGCCCGAAGGCGGCAGCACTCCGGCCGCCGGTACCGACACCCCCGCGAAGGACACGGACGGCCCCGCCGAGGGCACGGACGGCGCCACGAAGGAGTAG
- the arc gene encoding proteasome ATPase, with amino-acid sequence MAAHDDDINRGIRPGRGSEDPAGQVAYLEQEIAVLRRKLADSPRHTRILEERIVELQTNLAGVSAQNERLANTLREARDQIVALKEEVDRLAQPPAGFGVFLQANEDDTCDIFTGGRKLRVNVSPSVELEGLRRGQEVMLNEALNVVEAMEFERAGDIVTLKEILEDGERALVVGHTDEERVVRLAEPLLDITIRPGDALLLEPRSGYVYEVVPKSEVEELVLEEVPDIDYNKIGGLGDQIELIRDAVELPYLHPDLFKEHELRPPKGILLYGPPGCGKTLIAKAVANSLAKKVAEVTGQPAGKSYFLNIKGPELLNKYVGETERHIRLVFQRAREKASEGTPVIVFFDEMESLFRTRGSGVSSDVENTIVPQLLAEIDGVEGLENVIVIGASNREDMIDPAILRPGRLDVKIKIERPDAEAAKDIFAKYLTPSLPLHSDDLAEHTGSKEAAAHAMIQSVVERMYTESEENRFLEVTYANGDKEVLYFKDFNSGAMIQNIVDRAKKMAIKAFLEQGQKGLRVSHLLQACVDEFKENEDLPNTTNPDDWARISGKKGERIVFIRTLVTGKQGADTGRSIDTVANTGQYL; translated from the coding sequence GTGGCAGCCCACGACGACGACATCAACCGCGGCATCCGGCCCGGGCGGGGGTCAGAAGACCCAGCCGGCCAGGTTGCCTATCTCGAGCAGGAAATCGCCGTCCTGCGACGTAAGCTCGCCGACTCTCCGCGTCATACGAGGATTCTCGAAGAGCGGATCGTCGAGTTGCAGACCAACCTGGCAGGCGTGTCCGCGCAGAACGAGCGGCTCGCCAACACACTCCGCGAGGCCCGCGACCAGATCGTGGCCCTCAAGGAGGAGGTCGACCGGCTCGCGCAGCCGCCGGCCGGCTTCGGTGTCTTCCTGCAGGCCAACGAGGACGACACCTGTGACATCTTCACCGGGGGCCGCAAGCTCCGGGTGAACGTCAGCCCCAGCGTCGAGCTCGAAGGCCTCCGGCGAGGCCAGGAAGTCATGCTCAACGAAGCGCTCAACGTGGTCGAGGCCATGGAATTCGAGCGGGCCGGGGACATCGTCACCCTCAAGGAGATCCTTGAGGACGGCGAACGCGCCCTGGTCGTCGGGCACACCGACGAGGAACGGGTGGTGAGGCTCGCCGAGCCCCTGCTGGACATCACCATCCGCCCCGGCGACGCCCTGCTGCTCGAACCCAGGTCCGGCTACGTCTACGAAGTGGTCCCGAAGAGCGAGGTCGAGGAGCTCGTTCTCGAAGAGGTCCCGGACATCGACTACAACAAGATCGGCGGCCTGGGCGACCAGATCGAACTGATCCGCGACGCGGTCGAGCTCCCGTACCTTCACCCGGACCTCTTCAAGGAGCACGAACTGCGCCCGCCGAAGGGCATCCTGCTCTACGGCCCTCCAGGCTGCGGCAAGACGCTCATCGCCAAGGCCGTCGCCAACTCGCTGGCCAAGAAGGTCGCCGAGGTCACCGGACAGCCCGCGGGGAAGAGCTACTTCCTCAACATCAAGGGCCCCGAGCTCCTCAACAAGTACGTCGGTGAGACCGAGCGGCACATCCGCCTCGTCTTCCAGCGTGCCCGGGAGAAGGCGAGCGAGGGCACCCCCGTCATCGTCTTCTTCGACGAGATGGAATCCCTCTTCCGCACCCGTGGTTCCGGTGTCAGCTCGGACGTGGAGAACACCATCGTCCCCCAGCTGCTCGCCGAGATCGACGGTGTGGAGGGTCTGGAGAACGTCATCGTCATCGGAGCCTCCAACCGTGAGGACATGATCGACCCCGCGATCCTGCGGCCCGGCCGTCTCGACGTGAAGATCAAGATCGAGCGTCCGGACGCGGAGGCGGCGAAGGACATCTTCGCTAAGTACCTCACGCCTTCGCTGCCGCTGCACTCGGACGATCTTGCCGAGCACACCGGCTCGAAGGAGGCCGCGGCCCACGCGATGATCCAGTCGGTCGTGGAGCGGATGTACACGGAATCCGAGGAGAACCGCTTCCTCGAGGTCACCTACGCGAACGGCGACAAGGAAGTCCTCTACTTCAAGGACTTCAACTCCGGAGCGATGATTCAGAACATCGTGGACCGGGCAAAGAAAATGGCCATCAAGGCATTCCTCGAGCAGGGCCAGAAGGGCCTGCGCGTCTCCCATCTCCTCCAGGCGTGCGTGGACGAGTTCAAGGAGAACGAGGACTTGCCCAACACGACCAACCCGGACGACTGGGCCAGGATTTCCGGAAAGAAGGGCGAGCGGATCGTGTTCATCCGCACACTCGTCACCGGAAAGCAGGGCGCAGACACCGGTCGTTCCATCGACACGGTGGCAAATACCGGACAGTACCTGTAA
- the prcB gene encoding proteasome subunit beta produces the protein MEANTRSTGRLPAAFLTPGSSSFMDFLSDHSPEILPGNRSLPPLQGAIEAPHGTTIVAASFPGGVVLAGDRRATMGNMIAQRDIEKVFPADEYSAVGIAGTAGLAVEMVKLFQLELEHFEKVEGATLSLEGKANRLSTMIRSNLAMAMQGLAVVPLFAGYDVDREKGRIFSYDVTGGRSEEHGYAATGSGSVFARGSMKKLYRDDLTEEQTLTLVVQALYDAADDDSATGGPDVARRIYPIVTVITDEGFRKLNDTESSEIARAILERRLEQPDGPRAALL, from the coding sequence GTGGAAGCCAACACTCGTAGCACCGGGCGTCTACCAGCTGCTTTCCTGACGCCGGGTTCGTCCTCGTTCATGGACTTCCTGTCCGACCACTCACCCGAGATCCTTCCCGGCAACCGCAGTCTGCCGCCGCTGCAGGGCGCCATCGAGGCGCCGCACGGTACGACCATCGTCGCGGCCTCGTTCCCCGGCGGAGTGGTGCTCGCCGGTGACCGGCGGGCGACCATGGGGAACATGATCGCCCAGCGCGACATCGAGAAGGTGTTCCCCGCCGACGAGTACTCGGCGGTGGGCATCGCGGGCACGGCGGGTCTCGCCGTGGAGATGGTCAAGCTGTTCCAGCTGGAGCTCGAACACTTCGAGAAGGTCGAGGGCGCCACGCTCTCCCTGGAGGGCAAGGCCAACCGTCTGTCGACGATGATCCGCAGCAATCTGGCGATGGCCATGCAGGGGCTGGCGGTCGTCCCGCTCTTCGCCGGGTACGACGTCGACCGCGAGAAGGGCCGGATCTTCTCGTACGACGTCACCGGCGGGCGTTCCGAGGAGCACGGCTACGCGGCCACCGGCTCCGGTTCCGTCTTCGCGCGGGGTTCGATGAAGAAGCTGTACCGCGACGACCTGACGGAGGAGCAGACACTCACGCTGGTCGTGCAGGCGCTGTACGACGCGGCCGACGACGACTCGGCGACCGGCGGCCCGGACGTGGCCCGCCGGATCTATCCGATCGTCACCGTCATCACGGACGAGGGCTTCCGCAAGCTGAACGACACGGAATCCTCGGAGATCGCGCGCGCGATCCTGGAGCGCCGGCTCGAGCAGCCCGACGGCCCGCGTGCCGCGCTGCTCTGA
- the dop gene encoding depupylase/deamidase Dop — protein MTVRRVMGIETEYGISVPGQPNANAMLTSSQIVNAYAAAMHRARRARWDFEEENPLRDARGFDLARETADSSQLTDEDIGLANVILTNGARLYVDHAHPEYSSPEITNPLDAVLWDKAGERVMAEAAERAAAIPGAQPIHLYKNNTDNKGASYGTHENYLMKRETPFSDIVRHLTPFFVSRQVVTGAGRVGIGQDGHEHGFQISQRADYFEVEVGLETTLKRPIINTRDEPHSDAEKYRRLHVIIGDANLSEISTYLKLGTTSLVLAMIEDGFINVDLAVDQPVRTLHQVSHDPTLKQLVTLRSGRTLTAVQLQMEYFELGRKYVEERYGADADEQTKDVLARWEDTLNRLENDPMSLSGELDWIAKRELMEGYRRRDGLDWDAPRLHLVDLQYADVRAEKGLYNRLAARGKMKRLLDEGDVERARTKPPEDTRAYFRGRCLEQYADDVAAASWDSVIFDLPDRDSLQRVPTMEPLRGTRSHVEELLDRCRTAEELVRTLTGG, from the coding sequence ATGACCGTACGGCGAGTGATGGGCATCGAGACGGAGTACGGGATCTCCGTCCCCGGTCAACCCAACGCCAATGCCATGCTCACCTCGTCCCAGATCGTCAACGCCTACGCGGCGGCGATGCACCGGGCGCGCCGTGCCCGCTGGGACTTCGAGGAGGAGAATCCGCTGCGCGACGCGCGAGGCTTCGACCTCGCCCGTGAGACCGCGGACTCCAGCCAGCTCACCGACGAGGACATCGGCCTGGCCAATGTCATCCTCACCAACGGTGCACGGCTGTACGTCGACCACGCGCACCCCGAATACAGCTCACCGGAGATCACGAATCCGCTCGACGCGGTGCTCTGGGACAAGGCCGGCGAACGCGTGATGGCGGAGGCGGCCGAACGGGCCGCCGCGATCCCCGGCGCCCAGCCGATCCATCTCTACAAGAACAACACCGACAACAAGGGCGCCTCCTACGGCACGCACGAGAACTACCTGATGAAGAGGGAGACCCCCTTCTCGGACATCGTGCGCCATCTGACCCCGTTCTTCGTCTCCCGCCAGGTCGTCACCGGCGCCGGACGGGTCGGCATCGGCCAGGACGGCCACGAGCACGGATTCCAGATCAGCCAGCGCGCCGACTACTTCGAGGTCGAGGTCGGCCTCGAGACCACGCTCAAGCGCCCCATCATCAACACCCGCGACGAACCGCACTCCGACGCCGAGAAGTACCGCAGGCTGCACGTGATCATCGGCGACGCGAACCTCTCCGAGATCTCGACCTATCTGAAGCTCGGCACCACCTCGCTGGTCCTCGCCATGATCGAGGACGGCTTCATCAACGTCGACCTGGCGGTCGACCAGCCGGTCCGCACGCTGCACCAGGTCTCGCACGACCCGACGCTGAAACAGCTGGTCACGCTCCGCAGCGGCCGGACACTCACCGCGGTACAGCTCCAGATGGAGTACTTCGAGCTGGGCCGCAAGTACGTCGAGGAGCGGTACGGGGCCGACGCCGACGAGCAGACCAAGGACGTCCTGGCCCGCTGGGAGGACACCCTGAACCGCCTGGAGAACGACCCGATGAGCCTCTCCGGCGAGCTGGACTGGATCGCCAAGCGGGAGCTCATGGAGGGCTACCGGCGCAGGGACGGCCTGGACTGGGACGCCCCGCGCCTGCACCTGGTGGACCTCCAGTACGCCGACGTGAGGGCGGAGAAGGGCCTGTACAACCGTCTGGCCGCCCGGGGGAAGATGAAGCGGCTGCTCGACGAGGGCGACGTCGAGCGGGCCCGCACGAAGCCTCCCGAGGACACCAGGGCCTATTTCCGGGGGCGCTGCCTGGAGCAGTACGCGGACGACGTCGCAGCCGCCTCCTGGGACTCGGTCATCTTCGACCTGCCCGACCGTGACTCGCTGCAACGGGTGCCCACCATGGAACCGTTGCGGGGTACACGTAGTCACGTCGAGGAGCTCCTGGACCGCTGCCGCACAGCGGAAGAGCTGGTCCGGACGCTGACGGGGGGCTGA
- a CDS encoding MFS transporter, protein MAAGYLDILRTRHAARLLAGTLVGRLPNGTAHIAIVLFTRAEGGSYTLAGALAAAYGLATAVGQPLLGRAVDLYGQPRVQLPAAVVSALGMAALALAGLGSLPVAYAAVVVAGVFTPPLEGGLRALWPTVLGREDRVHRAYAMDAVAQEIMFTVGPLLVTVLVSLWSPAAALLVINAIGVLGALSVVLSEPSRAWRSAPREAHWLGALRSPGLLALLGAFFFVGVALGSITVAGVAYADDHGRESVYGWLMAALGLGALIGGAVYGARQWAGAPERRLRVVVALLALGYLPLMLTPGVPAMTALAALAGVFLAPAIACSFIVVDRHAPQGTVTEAFSWLVTTFGVGAAAGTAVAGPAVELGGTAWSFAVAGAGGVAALLVLLATGRVLADPGRTPAVVAGSENDRNGAAEPGFSSGHKA, encoded by the coding sequence ATGGCCGCGGGATATCTGGACATCCTCCGGACGCGGCATGCCGCCCGGCTGCTGGCGGGAACGCTGGTGGGACGGCTGCCGAACGGCACCGCCCACATCGCGATCGTCCTGTTCACCCGTGCGGAGGGCGGCAGCTACACATTGGCCGGCGCCCTCGCGGCGGCGTACGGCCTGGCCACGGCGGTGGGACAGCCCCTGCTCGGCCGGGCGGTCGACCTGTACGGCCAGCCGCGAGTACAGCTCCCCGCGGCCGTGGTCTCGGCTCTCGGCATGGCCGCGCTCGCCCTGGCGGGCCTCGGCTCGCTCCCCGTCGCGTACGCGGCTGTCGTCGTGGCGGGCGTCTTCACGCCCCCGCTGGAGGGCGGCCTGCGCGCCCTGTGGCCGACGGTCCTCGGCCGTGAGGACCGCGTGCACCGGGCGTACGCCATGGACGCGGTGGCCCAGGAGATCATGTTCACCGTCGGCCCCCTCCTCGTGACGGTCCTGGTGTCGCTCTGGTCGCCGGCCGCCGCGCTGCTGGTCATCAACGCCATCGGGGTGCTGGGAGCGCTGTCCGTCGTCCTGTCCGAGCCCTCCAGGGCGTGGCGCTCGGCGCCCCGCGAGGCGCACTGGCTGGGTGCCCTGCGCTCCCCGGGGCTGCTCGCCCTGCTGGGCGCCTTCTTCTTCGTCGGCGTCGCGCTCGGCTCGATCACGGTGGCGGGTGTCGCGTACGCCGACGACCACGGCCGGGAGTCCGTGTACGGCTGGCTGATGGCCGCGCTCGGTCTCGGCGCGCTGATCGGCGGAGCGGTCTACGGGGCGCGGCAGTGGGCCGGGGCCCCCGAGCGCAGGCTGCGGGTCGTCGTCGCGCTGCTGGCACTCGGCTACCTGCCGTTGATGCTGACGCCCGGTGTGCCCGCCATGACCGCTCTGGCGGCACTCGCCGGGGTGTTCCTGGCCCCGGCCATCGCCTGCTCGTTCATCGTCGTGGACCGGCACGCGCCGCAGGGCACCGTCACCGAGGCGTTCTCCTGGCTCGTGACGACCTTCGGCGTCGGCGCGGCCGCCGGAACGGCGGTGGCGGGCCCGGCCGTCGAGCTCGGCGGGACGGCGTGGAGTTTCGCCGTCGCGGGGGCCGGTGGAGTGGCGGCGCTGCTGGTTCTGCTGGCCACCGGAAGGGTCCTCGCAGATCCCGGGCGTACGCCCGCAGTCGTGGCCGGTTCGGAAAATGATCGAAACGGTGCTGCCGAACCCGGTTTCAGCTCAGGCCATAAGGCGTAA
- a CDS encoding LacI family DNA-binding transcriptional regulator, translating into MSSPQQPAPPRPTSRDVARAAGVSQATVSLVLGDKWRGRVSAATAERVRGSARDLGYRPNFAARSLRLGRTRTALLVVPALTNEFFARVHTGAAAVAAEHDFGVVLYPSPDGTGPARDPFASARAALDGVIASSMAADALGALRGEDLPLVMLDSDPADHGAAARVNLNIADGMRQVTGHLLGLGHRRIVHLASAVDTWTFAVRARALREAVREVPGTALRTVTAPLDVRAGREAAEAVLASPGPLPTAIVCDDDVLAAGACKAVRRRGLRVPDDISVTGFDDLALATAVEPELTTVRLPAEQVGERGMTALLDVLAGRPAGHHDLPVRLVTRGSTAPPPRA; encoded by the coding sequence GTGAGCAGCCCGCAGCAGCCCGCCCCACCCCGGCCCACCAGCCGTGACGTGGCACGGGCCGCGGGCGTGTCGCAGGCCACGGTCTCGCTCGTACTCGGTGACAAATGGCGGGGCAGGGTGTCGGCGGCGACCGCCGAGCGGGTCCGTGGCAGCGCGCGGGACCTCGGTTACCGGCCGAATTTCGCCGCCCGCAGCCTCCGGCTGGGCCGCACCCGCACGGCTCTGCTCGTCGTCCCCGCGCTGACCAACGAATTCTTCGCCCGGGTCCACACAGGCGCGGCAGCCGTCGCCGCCGAGCACGACTTCGGCGTGGTCCTCTACCCGTCACCCGACGGCACCGGGCCCGCCAGGGACCCGTTCGCCTCGGCGCGCGCGGCGCTCGACGGGGTGATCGCCTCGTCGATGGCGGCGGACGCCCTGGGGGCGCTGCGGGGAGAGGACCTCCCGCTGGTGATGCTGGACAGCGACCCCGCGGACCACGGGGCCGCGGCGCGCGTGAACCTCAACATCGCGGACGGCATGCGTCAGGTGACGGGGCATCTGCTGGGCCTCGGCCACCGCCGCATCGTGCACCTCGCCTCCGCCGTGGACACCTGGACCTTCGCGGTACGCGCCCGGGCGCTGCGCGAGGCCGTGCGGGAGGTCCCCGGCACCGCCCTGCGTACCGTGACCGCTCCGCTGGACGTACGGGCCGGGCGCGAGGCCGCCGAGGCGGTTCTGGCCTCCCCGGGCCCGCTGCCCACGGCCATCGTCTGTGACGACGACGTCCTGGCCGCCGGAGCCTGCAAGGCGGTGCGCAGACGGGGGCTGCGGGTGCCCGACGACATCTCCGTGACCGGTTTCGACGACCTGGCACTCGCCACGGCGGTGGAGCCTGAGCTCACCACGGTGCGCCTCCCGGCCGAACAGGTGGGCGAGCGCGGCATGACGGCTCTGCTGGACGTCCTGGCGGGCCGTCCCGCGGGGCACCACGACCTCCCGGTCCGGCTGGTGACACGCGGCTCCACCGCTCCCCCGCCCCGCGCATGA